In one Rutidosis leptorrhynchoides isolate AG116_Rl617_1_P2 chromosome 8, CSIRO_AGI_Rlap_v1, whole genome shotgun sequence genomic region, the following are encoded:
- the LOC139864593 gene encoding uncharacterized mitochondrial protein AtMg00810-like, translating to MFLSQKKYAIEILERADMLNCKPCRTPVETESKLGGNGPTISNSTLYRSLAYVNWARCPTTRRSTSGNCVFLGNNLLSWSSKRQHTPSRSSAEVEYRGVANAVAETCWLRNLLRELHRPLFSATLVY from the exons ATGTTTCTCTCCCAGAAGAAGTATGCTATCGAGATACTTGAGCGTGCTGACATGTTAAACTGCAAACCTTGCAGGACACCAGTTGAAACTGAGTCTAAACTCGGGGGCAATGGCCCAACTATATCTAACTCTACTTTGTATCGCAGCCTTGCAT ATGTTAATTGGGCAAGATGCCCCACCACTCGAAGATCTACTTCTGGTAACTGTGTTTTTCTTGGTAACAACCTGTTATCTTGGTCTTCGAAGCGTCAACACACACCCTCCAGATCCAGTGCGGAAGTGGAGTATCGTGGTGTTGCCAACGCAGTTGCCGAAACATGTTGGTTACGCAACCTTCTTCGCGAGCTTCACCGCCCGTTGTTCTCTGCCACTCTCGTCTATTGA